A genomic window from Cyprinus carpio isolate SPL01 chromosome B9, ASM1834038v1, whole genome shotgun sequence includes:
- the LOC109058652 gene encoding nyctalopin-like isoform X1 yields the protein MLLNIMFRLLLVIRCSTNAFKNPQLKGPVMCSIIIAVYFLLLLPPHALALWACTRSCPPSCTCTQEKSCSVLCDHVNMMDLPKEFPCEASSINLDKNSIKFLSERAFGTLPSLKTLSLNHNNISFITPGAFKGLPNLLELKLAHNEYIRYLHTRTFTALKRLVRLDLSDCNLFSMPDRIFLEQISLKELLCFQNNFRRVPGALRGMENLTHVYLERNKIEAVAYNSLLGLTNLKYLNLQENRINVIHDEAFNDLVRLENFYLNDNLLVDLPQQAFKGLSNLKMLNLGGNMLTNVSKTWFSDLVELEVLYLDRNRLSYIEDGAFENLTSLITLHLNSNNLTSLPFSVFQPIYFIGRLYLFRNPWECTCDLEWLREWMESYKLVRDIPCTSPSSVAGLDLSEVVYAHLNGTCLDPPELNLTTSLPENSTAENKFNNLISKLLQEELREEMVNATDGLRNGTQQDPAESQVSSGRGLFGAPQTVFLLVILFQVQIECINVS from the exons atgctgttGAATATAATGTTCCGTCTTCTATTGGTAATAAGATGTTCAACAAATGCCTTTAAAAATCCACAGCTGAAAGGACCAGTGATGTGTTCCATCATTATTGCTG TGtacttcctcctcctcctcccccctcATGCCCTGGCCCTGTGGGCCTGCACACGCTCTTGCCCTCCCAGCTGCACATGTACCCAGGAGAAGAGCTGCAGCGTCCTGTGTGACCACGTCAACATGATGGACCTGCCCAAGGAATTCCCCTGCGAGGCGTCCTCCATCAACCTGGACAAGAACAGCATCAAGTTTCTGTCCGAGCGAGCCTTTGGCACCCTGCCGTCGCTCAAGACGCTCTCGCTCAACCACAACAACATCTCCTTCATCACGCCGGGAGCGTTTAAAGGGCTGCCCAACTTGCTGGAGCTCAAGCTGGCCCACAACGAGTACATCCGATACCTGCACACTCGCACCTTCACGGCACTCAAGCGCTTGGTGCGTCTGGACCTCTCCGACTGTAACCTGTTCAGCATGCCTGACCGTATCTTCCTGGAGCAAATCTCCCTGAAGGAACTGCTGTGCTTCCAGAACAACTTTCGACGTGTTCCCGGTGCCCTAAGGGGGATGGAAAACCTCACGCACGTTTACTTGGAGCGAAACAAGATCGAAGCGGTGGCCTACAACTCTTTGTTGGGCCTAACCAACCTCAAGTACCTGAACTTACAGGAGAATCGCATAAACGTGATACACGATGAGGCCTTCAACGATCTAGTGCGTCTGGAGAATTTCTACCTGAACGATAATCTGTTGGTCGACTTGCCCCAGCAGGCTTTCAAGGGCCTAAGCAACTTAAAAATGTTGAATCTAGGTGGGAACATGTTGACCAATGTCTCCAAAACATGGTTTAGTGACCTGGTGGAGCTGGAGGTGCTGTACCTGGATCGAAATCGGCTGTCCTATATCGAGGATGGCGCCTTTGAGAACTTGACAAGCCTCATCACACTGCACCTCAACAGCAACAATCTGACATCTCTGCCCTTCTCCGTCTTCCAGCCCATCTATTTCATCGGCCGCCTGTATCTGTTTCGAAACCCCTGGGAGTGTACCTGCGACCTGGAGTGGTTGAGGGAGTGGATGGAGAGTTATAAGTTGGTGAGGGACATTCCTTGTACATCTCCGTCTTCTGTAGCTGGCTTGGACCTGAGTGAAGTTGTCTATGCTCACCTGAACGGCACCTGTCTGGATCCCCCGGAGCTCAACCTGACCACATCTCTTCCTGAGAATTCCACCGCGGAGAACAAGTTCAACAACCTCATCTCCAAACTTCTACAGGAGGAACTGAGGGAGGAGATGGTCAACGCCACGGATGGTCTGAGGAACGGCACCCAGCAGGACCCTGCTGAGAGTCAGGTTTCTTCTGGACGTGGACTGTTTGGAGCACCTCAGACTGTGTTTCTTCTTGTGATTCTTTTTCAAGTCCAGATCGAGTGCATTAATGTCTCTTGA
- the LOC109058652 gene encoding nyctalopin-like isoform X2: protein MCSIIIAVYFLLLLPPHALALWACTRSCPPSCTCTQEKSCSVLCDHVNMMDLPKEFPCEASSINLDKNSIKFLSERAFGTLPSLKTLSLNHNNISFITPGAFKGLPNLLELKLAHNEYIRYLHTRTFTALKRLVRLDLSDCNLFSMPDRIFLEQISLKELLCFQNNFRRVPGALRGMENLTHVYLERNKIEAVAYNSLLGLTNLKYLNLQENRINVIHDEAFNDLVRLENFYLNDNLLVDLPQQAFKGLSNLKMLNLGGNMLTNVSKTWFSDLVELEVLYLDRNRLSYIEDGAFENLTSLITLHLNSNNLTSLPFSVFQPIYFIGRLYLFRNPWECTCDLEWLREWMESYKLVRDIPCTSPSSVAGLDLSEVVYAHLNGTCLDPPELNLTTSLPENSTAENKFNNLISKLLQEELREEMVNATDGLRNGTQQDPAESQVSSGRGLFGAPQTVFLLVILFQVQIECINVS from the exons ATGTGTTCCATCATTATTGCTG TGtacttcctcctcctcctcccccctcATGCCCTGGCCCTGTGGGCCTGCACACGCTCTTGCCCTCCCAGCTGCACATGTACCCAGGAGAAGAGCTGCAGCGTCCTGTGTGACCACGTCAACATGATGGACCTGCCCAAGGAATTCCCCTGCGAGGCGTCCTCCATCAACCTGGACAAGAACAGCATCAAGTTTCTGTCCGAGCGAGCCTTTGGCACCCTGCCGTCGCTCAAGACGCTCTCGCTCAACCACAACAACATCTCCTTCATCACGCCGGGAGCGTTTAAAGGGCTGCCCAACTTGCTGGAGCTCAAGCTGGCCCACAACGAGTACATCCGATACCTGCACACTCGCACCTTCACGGCACTCAAGCGCTTGGTGCGTCTGGACCTCTCCGACTGTAACCTGTTCAGCATGCCTGACCGTATCTTCCTGGAGCAAATCTCCCTGAAGGAACTGCTGTGCTTCCAGAACAACTTTCGACGTGTTCCCGGTGCCCTAAGGGGGATGGAAAACCTCACGCACGTTTACTTGGAGCGAAACAAGATCGAAGCGGTGGCCTACAACTCTTTGTTGGGCCTAACCAACCTCAAGTACCTGAACTTACAGGAGAATCGCATAAACGTGATACACGATGAGGCCTTCAACGATCTAGTGCGTCTGGAGAATTTCTACCTGAACGATAATCTGTTGGTCGACTTGCCCCAGCAGGCTTTCAAGGGCCTAAGCAACTTAAAAATGTTGAATCTAGGTGGGAACATGTTGACCAATGTCTCCAAAACATGGTTTAGTGACCTGGTGGAGCTGGAGGTGCTGTACCTGGATCGAAATCGGCTGTCCTATATCGAGGATGGCGCCTTTGAGAACTTGACAAGCCTCATCACACTGCACCTCAACAGCAACAATCTGACATCTCTGCCCTTCTCCGTCTTCCAGCCCATCTATTTCATCGGCCGCCTGTATCTGTTTCGAAACCCCTGGGAGTGTACCTGCGACCTGGAGTGGTTGAGGGAGTGGATGGAGAGTTATAAGTTGGTGAGGGACATTCCTTGTACATCTCCGTCTTCTGTAGCTGGCTTGGACCTGAGTGAAGTTGTCTATGCTCACCTGAACGGCACCTGTCTGGATCCCCCGGAGCTCAACCTGACCACATCTCTTCCTGAGAATTCCACCGCGGAGAACAAGTTCAACAACCTCATCTCCAAACTTCTACAGGAGGAACTGAGGGAGGAGATGGTCAACGCCACGGATGGTCTGAGGAACGGCACCCAGCAGGACCCTGCTGAGAGTCAGGTTTCTTCTGGACGTGGACTGTTTGGAGCACCTCAGACTGTGTTTCTTCTTGTGATTCTTTTTCAAGTCCAGATCGAGTGCATTAATGTCTCTTGA